A window of Paenibacillus polygoni contains these coding sequences:
- a CDS encoding DUF4227 family protein, which produces MVFSLRKWLRMVRLFIIFAALVYMFYNVFDLFSNWITPVDHYKIPEGNALKVFHPEEGIQLAAEKTNLMNRLRFFYWYGE; this is translated from the coding sequence ATGGTATTTTCACTTCGTAAATGGCTTCGCATGGTTCGTTTATTTATCATCTTTGCTGCCCTAGTTTATATGTTTTATAATGTGTTCGATTTATTCTCAAATTGGATCACTCCTGTGGATCATTATAAGATTCCTGAGGGGAATGCACTGAAAGTATTTCATCCCGAAGAAGGAATTCAGCTTGCAGCCGAGAAAACAAACTTAATGAATCGTCTTCGTTTTTTTTATTGGTATGGTGAATAG